CATAACGTCTCAACCAGAACCAAGACCTCTACAAAAGAAAGTTTGTCAAATCCAGAATTTTGCAGAACCATAGATTCAGAACGTCTTAACATCAGGTAACCAAGGAAAAATACACGCCGGACATAAACATAAAACTGCAAACCCCCTGAATTAGTGAATTTGCCTGGAAAATCCAAAGTCTGCCAACGAAACAGATACTTTAACAATTGAAATCAGTGAGTGTGAGAACACTATCATTACAGTAACCATAACATATACCAATTAAAGCCGATTACGGTCGTTTCCATAAGACTATAATACTATCAGTCATCATTAATACAGATCAAATTTGAAGAACAAGGATTCCAGCCACCAAAACCCTGCTACACTCACAGAATCAAAAACCCTCACTCTCACTAAAACAATCCACAACACAACTAACACAAATTCCACACCAGAATCCAAACTAACAATTAAATGCATAACAAATTCACAGATCAAATGAAATCAAACACAATCACGCATACGATTTCACCAAATCCTCATcacattaaacaaacaaaaatcacaaccaaaaaaaaaaatcaaattttataACTAGTATCGAAATTCAAGCACTCAAAGCGGAATCGAACAGTAATTAAGCAAATCGAACCGGTTGAAATTCAATATCAGACGCACAATATGCcaaaaaaaccctagtttcaCCACTGAAAACGAAAATTAGGGATTTGAATTAGAGCAGAGTGATAGAATTATTACCTGGAAACGAAGAGCTTGGAAAATCGTACGGTTACGGATCGGAGCAGaaaggcttcttcttcttcttcttcttcttcttcagagagAAAAAGTGAGAGACAGAGATGCACAGCTGGACTTGGATTTTGCAGAAAgctataataataattaatttctttttttcttttagtttttgaaaaaaataaaataaaattggtTACAATAATTTGTGGGGTCCAATGTTATAGTACGCGTTGGCGGAAATAGATGGTTTTCGTTCTGATCCATCGTTATTGATGGGTCTATTCTTTTTTTAAGGATGAAGAAGAGACTCCTGGACTATTTAAccatgttttgtttttcttgactGGGCCGGATAAATAATCTGCACACTAATTTACTTTTATCAATTAACCTCCCGACGGTAATAATGTTTAGCTTTTATTCCGttctaaattgtaatttttcaaTAGGCGAACTATTCTCAAGTTCGTGAGGAACTCTTTAGTGGATTGGTCGGATCATAAGATATTGTCCGAATGTTTGCCACCATCCTATTATCGCAGGTACAAACTCAAAGTAAGCAGTGTTTAGGTTATATAATTATTGAATTGTTGAAAGTGTGATTGGTGAAATGACACTACGTGATATGACCGTTTTAGTGAAGATTTTCTTCAAATTCGTACACTATTATTTTCTACGAACTAATTGTGATTCGAGTGCATATTTCTTTCTTATGTTATATACTTAACGTTCAATGTAAGAAAGAAAGTACAAATTAGAGTGATCAAACGGTTGAGATTGCAAATGGCTTAAGATGTTGCAGTTATGCAGAGTAGCATTGCCTGCCCTTTCTGGCTCCAACTAGGGTCACTGGTGGAAAGACAAAGCATATTACCTGGATTCTATGATGATGACAATGCCACACAATTATTATTTTCTCATGAAAAAGAAGTAAAGACATATAAAATTTATGGACAGATAGGAAGAATCCATGGGTTGGGACTATGCTGCTGTCACTGAAAGCAccatttccttcattttttatttttattttttataaattccTCAGGAAACAGCCAAAGAAGCAATTATTCTTTGTTCGGATGTGTTTGGAGTTGGAATTGTTCTTTTCTTAGCAAGTGATTTTGTAGGAAACACTACATAAacctgtatatataggagagcACTTGGATTTTgttaaagaaatttttttacttGCTTCTAACAAAATTGCTACGGAATAAAAACACTTTGTACAAATCGAAATGCTACTCCCTAATCAATCATCCGATTGGATTTTTCTATGTCCATGTGTAATGTAATTTGAGTATGTTTACTTTTGGTGCATTGCCTCCTAAACTTAGGAGTCTCGTTAGCAACTTTCAAATGTAGTGATGCATGGGACAATCTCCCAGCAAAATAGATTGAAACATTGAATTTCTCATGGGATCTAAGTAGTTTAGAATTCGTCGTGATCATCATGGTTATCGTCATTGCTGCTCTCATAGACTGTGTTGTAGAAAATATCTTCGTGATGCAGCATCTCTTGCAACGTTAATTTTTCATCTTTGTTATCATCAGCCTGAAATGAACAATACCACCGTTACACTTTTCAGTAAATGCTCAAATGCACCTAACAAACCAGTGCTTTCACATTCATACTACAGTGTGTACTGCACTCAAACTGACCTCATGAATTAGAAAACTTGTGAAATAGGTAGCATAGGTTAGTTCTCCTGGGTAAAGATAATGCAGTATGGGTTTCAATTCTTCAGCTTCTATGAATCTGTTCAAACATTTCCCAATTCTGAAATTAGCTATACATGTAGTATAGGAAGCAAACAAAGATCAAGCTAGTTTGATGCATGTATAGTACTTGTTTTTGTTCACATCAAGCTCTGCAAATTTATCTTCTGCTGTGGGTACTCCGCCTGTCTCAAATTCAACATAATTCTTGAAGATATCATAAGCATTGTCCGAAAACTCCTGGAAGTTCAGCTTGCCATCATTATCATGGTCCATCCTTCTGTACATTTTAAATTGTTACTAATCTGTAACAAACTAGGGATCCAACAAACTATTCATAGAAGAGAATTAATGTGGTAATCAATAAGAGCAAAGATGTGAGAATGTACTTCATTTTTTCTGTCAAGAGCCATTTATGAATTCTGTCATTTGAACTGTCTTCTGGGTGCAAAAAACTGCAAGGGAAGGTAAATTAGCCGAAATCTTCAAAGTAAAAACTAGGACATGTAGTACTAATATGGCAATAAATTAGAGAATTTACTCTTTAAGTTCATTGAAGGTAAGTAAACCATTCCTATCAGCATCTGCGTTATCAAATTGCTGCTTCCACCATCCAGCTTGTCCATGCTCCATATCATTTCTATCTGTTTCATTATCATTAACATCATCAATGGCTGTCAAAAAATGGAACATATGTGCATACATATTCTGCTTCATTTGGTCCCCAATAACAATACAAGAACTTGAGTCTGGTTAGCGAATTAGAAgcttttaaatgaaaaaaaatttctgaaatggACGAAAATGAAACCCTGCGGCCCTCTTGAGTTTTGAAATATTTCCATTCCACGAACCAAACAAAGCTTGAGGTTATCAAACAGAGAACGAAAGAAAAGTGAAACACGTAAAATATGGAACAGTTAAACATATGTACCAATATCCTCGATGGAAAATTGTGGCAGGTACTCCCTGAAAGAAATGGCTCGATCTCCATCTCTATCATGGGATGCCATTTCATTCTGTGTCCTATGAATCATTCTTTCCACGGCTTGTGCCACAATCCAATGCTTCAGCTCATTGTAGCTAACGAATCCATCTTCGGGTGCCACATCCAACAAAGGGAAGATACTCACCAGCCTCATGGTTATATTCAACGTTCCCGCCTCGCTCAAATATTCCTGTGCTTCCTCAACATCATTGGCAATAACCAAGTCGTGTTCCGTATCTAGAGTAATGTTTTGGTCGCCTAATCCCTTTTCCTCCACGTACCATTCCATCTTAGAAACAAGAGGATCGAAAATGGGGACGTGGCCGGTGAAGCCAAGGCGGCGGTGCAGGCCATGGACGTTGTGGCACCGTGGCTTGAAGGGAGAGAGGACTATAAGAGCAATAAGGGTGGTGGCGAATAGAAGATAGACCACCGCCTTCGCCATTGCTAGGCATTAAGAAAGAAGGGGGAGGCATAAAAAAGGAGAGAGGCGAGGGAAATTTGGGACATGGTGGTGAGTAACTCCGTCAACCAACTCATGTTTCCCAACAGTGGTGAAAACAGTTAATGACGGTTAGAAGTGGGAGGCACATAACAATATAGGATCTGCCTTTGGTTAGAGAAGGGACGATTCTATGCTTGTGTACCAAATTAACTTGCACATGTTCAAGTAGCCGGTGAGAAGTGAGAAGTgacatgtaattttttttcatttttcttatagAAAAGTCGGTGAATAagttaagaaaaagaaaaaagtataactaaatttcaaaatatttgttaaaatttggaaagttcttttgggtttttttttttttttttttttttttttttgagagaatggTTGAACGACAGTTGGAAATTCTTGTTCCTTTACCTTTCTGGTAACTATTTGATCTAATCTAAAAAGAAGCCCTGTGAAAGCGAAGAGTGAGGAAAGACAGATGGCAAGAGATATCATATACAATTTAAAGTGATTTCTTTAGTTGCAAGCTTTTATTTTTCatcatatcaaattaaaagaGACAGCGGAACAAAAAGTAACACATTAGGCTCTGCCATTTCTTAAAATCTAATAAAAAAACATCTCTTCTGATTCGAAATCCTTGAAAATAATTCTTTGACATACGAAAAGAAAATTAGAAGTTGCCAATGCGATGGCCAAAAAAGTAGAGGCAAAAGCAATTTGGCATACTTAGCAAAGAAGCACGGGCATTGCTATGCATATGTTGTAAGCATGTAACAGTTAGCCCAGTAATTTGAACCTTTCTTGTCATCTCCACAATAGGGGAAaagggaaacaaaaaaaaaaaaaggctacaCAAGGACAATGTGGAAAACTACATACACATACTGCTCTACTTCAACATTTTTCCAGAGACTAAATTTAGTGGAAGGGTTATACATCACCATATACAGCCATCCACAAGGACTATTTGAAAAATCACTTCAGCAGGAACAAACGTACACCCTCGGTACCTCTACTCCTTTGCATGCTGCAGCCAAGGCCATTTTGACTCGCAAAGATCAGACGGAGAGTTGCCATCATTGTCTTTCACGTTTGTGTCTGCGTTTTTCTTCACCAGATATTCAGCGATGCCTTCTCTCTCACACACAGCAGCATAATGCAATGCGGTTTGGCCCTCATTGTCCTTCCAAGACCCAACAACACAAAACTTTAAGCTAATATAAGATGAAATAATATCTGCTGGAtggaattggaaaaaaaaaatttatgcaaAATTGGGACATAATGCTTATAAGTTTAATCTACCTTTGCATTAACATCAGCATTCCTGCTGACAAGCATCTCGGCCATGTTTAGGTGGCCACGATCAACAGCCCAATGCAATGGGGTCCTTCCCTCACTATCTGCAATCATTTCATGCAAGTAAGATGGTGTTATCAGCAGCACAGGGTGCAAACAAAGTTTAGCAACAACACATAGCAATGGTGCATACAAAGCTTGCAATGGTGGAGAAATACCAAAAAAATCGAGTCTCTATGACTTTGGCGAGATTTTTTTAAACAGTTACAATGAAAAGAATAAAAGATATGAATAGTGGTGAAGGAAAGAAAtgacagaaaataaaagaaaatactaAGACATGTACTGTGTACATTTTATGAATTACCAAAACATGAGCTTTACCTTACTGCCTACACAAGTAAGAAGTAACAAAAGCCAGGTTGAGTTATCAAAAGTGCTGCAGCCAGCTCAACAAGAAGTAAGAAAATTGACCACTGAGCCATACTATACCTAAAGGTTTCATTATTTTTGCAACCGCAGTGGTTTTATTCTCAACCTTAATCTAGGtttcttttccaaaatcaattaagtgTGCTGGCAATTTAACAATGACCTCTAGTGCTCAGAATTCAACAGTACCCTATCTAGTGCTACTCAAAGCTATGTTTTAGGCAACTAAACATGGACGTTAAGCTTCATTTCTGACTTAACAAGGAAACAAGCTCCTTGTTCATAAGCTGCCTTACTCTGATCACAACCCAGAAACAGAGTACATATGAGTTTGTAGTATAGCAATATTCATGGAATCAGGAAGGATGATAGTGTTGAGAAGAATTTGAATGAAGCTAAAAACAAGATGGATAGGAAGAAACAAACCCTTTGCATCAACTGAAACACCACTATCAATGCATTTAAGCAAATTATCCACTTCTCCTTCTCTGGCAAAGGCATGTATAGCATCCATCTTGCTGCGAAGTAAACAACTTCACCTTAGCatgaatttatttttattttatttttttctttcgataAAACAGTATTACCCCATTGACTTCAGATTCAGTTTTGAAGCACTGTGAAAAACACAATTTATATAACTAAACACTTAGACACCATATAACTAGAACTCTTAGTTCTACAAGATATCGTTTAATACATTCCTACATCACATCGTACACAAAGAGCACATCAGGTCATGTATAAAAACTTTCACATAGTTAGTACCAGGTACTCGATCAGCCTTCCAATTGTGCAACTTAAAGTTTTGACAGACAATACACAAGCTCACCACAATTACTATTCCAAGATACAAGTAATCTCCACTTCTAGTTTGCAAACAGAACTGATAAATTAAACAAGGAGAAGGCCAACTCAAGCATAAGAAAAATGCTGAACCTGACTGACAGTTTCAGCAAAACTTAAAGCAGGAAAAAAGTAGATATGACAAACCAACTCCTAACGTGCAATTCATATATATCAAACATCCCACAGTTAGCAGTAGTGAGAAGCTTACAAATCATTTCCAGATCCCTCCTCATAAACAAAAGTGCTGAAAACCGGTCCCATCGGTCCTTTCGAATCATTACCAACCGAGCTACCATCTCCACCTTTGCTCTTCTAGCAATACAGAAACAAGCCGGCAAGAAAACTAAACAGAATAAGTAACTACACCGCTGTACTAATACAGAGAAACATCGAAATCAACAAGGACAAGCGAGACTACTCACCACAATCAAACCATCAGTCCAAGTAGGATACAGCTCACTAACAATATCAATGTACTTCTCCATCGCATCCTCAGGAGGCATTGCACCCAATTTCTGCCATGCTTGCCTAGCACACATAAACAACAAAAATCCACAGTTTAACAATCCCTAATTCCAAATCACCCCATCGAAAATTTCAATTCACTAAATAAGTTCGCGtaattctaaaccctaaatcctaaaCACATTActaaatcaacatcaacatcaatgTAACAGTAGCCGCTCACCACTTGGCGCGAGCCGTCATTTTCAGCGCGGAAGGCTGGGGCACGCTACAGGGGCCCTCAGTGGCGATCTTGTAGAGCCCATAGAGCTGCAACTGCGCCTCCGTCGACACCTTCGTCCGG
This portion of the Rosa chinensis cultivar Old Blush chromosome 1, RchiOBHm-V2, whole genome shotgun sequence genome encodes:
- the LOC112183932 gene encoding calumenin, with the protein product MAKAVVYLLFATTLIALIVLSPFKPRCHNVHGLHRRLGFTGHVPIFDPLVSKMEWYVEEKGLGDQNITLDTEHDLVIANDVEEAQEYLSEAGTLNITMRLVSIFPLLDVAPEDGFVSYNELKHWIVAQAVERMIHRTQNEMASHDRDGDRAISFREYLPQFSIEDIDRNDMEHGQAGWWKQQFDNADADRNGLLTFNELKDFLHPEDSSNDRIHKWLLTEKMKRMDHDNDGKLNFQEFSDNAYDIFKNYVEFETGGVPTAEDKFAELDVNKNKFIEAEELKPILHYLYPGELTYATYFTSFLIHEADDNKDEKLTLQEMLHHEDIFYNTVYESSNDDNHDDHDEF
- the LOC112183916 gene encoding acyl-CoA-binding domain-containing protein 1 isoform X1, with amino-acid sequence MGGDWQQLLQSVVLGLIFSYLLAKLIAIVVSFKDDNLIITRASTAAAPAEPKPDDPARSAESGALVHEADSVVAEHGSVRNDSAGSEAGSDDDWEGVESTELDEIFSAATAFVAAAAADRTKVSTEAQLQLYGLYKIATEGPCSVPQPSALKMTARAKWQAWQKLGAMPPEDAMEKYIDIVSELYPTWTDGLIVKSKGGDGSSVGNDSKGPMGPVFSTFVYEEGSGNDFKMDAIHAFAREGEVDNLLKCIDSGVSVDAKDSEGRTPLHWAVDRGHLNMAEMLVSRNADVNAKDNEGQTALHYAAVCEREGIAEYLVKKNADTNVKDNDGNSPSDLCESKWPWLQHAKE
- the LOC112183916 gene encoding acyl-CoA-binding domain-containing protein 1 isoform X2, whose product is MGGDWQQLLQSVVLGLIFSYLLAKLIAIVVSFKDDNLIITRASTAAAPAEPKPDDPARSAESGALVHEADSVVAEHGSVRNDSAGSEAGSDDDWEGVESTELDEIFSAATAFVAAAAADRTKVSTEAQLQLYGLYKIATEGPCSVPQPSALKMTARAKWQAWQKLGAMPPEDAMEKYIDIVSELYPTWTDGLIVSKGGDGSSVGNDSKGPMGPVFSTFVYEEGSGNDFKMDAIHAFAREGEVDNLLKCIDSGVSVDAKDSEGRTPLHWAVDRGHLNMAEMLVSRNADVNAKDNEGQTALHYAAVCEREGIAEYLVKKNADTNVKDNDGNSPSDLCESKWPWLQHAKE